A genomic segment from Salmo trutta chromosome 38, fSalTru1.1, whole genome shotgun sequence encodes:
- the LOC115177959 gene encoding trichohyalin isoform X2 gives MVTLTQPSMSEPKSLGSYCGFPAQRSSQWGPEMVLVKLEDCSQALELNVIVKEEEEGREVKEEVEIKEEAEEMALKLEETEEMGLKLEEMALKEEEEVAEEMGLKLEEMALKEEEEVAEEMGLKLEEMALKLEEAVEEMALKLEEEAEEMALKLEEEAEKMALKLEKEAEEMALKEEAAAEEMGLKLEELALKEEQAAEEMGLKLEEMALKEEEVAEEMGLKLEEEMEEMALKEEEAAEEMGLKLEEEMEKMALKWEEAEEEMALKLEEMALKEEEAAEEMGLKLEEMALKEEEAAEEMGLKLEEEMEKMALILEEAAEEMALKLEEMALKLEEEAEEMALKLEEEAALKLEEDDTFVSTCPQDQTEHVNGKKRLREINDNK, from the coding sequence CCATCCATGTCTGAACCCAAGTCCCTGGGTTCTTACTGTGGCTTTCCAGCACAGAGAAGCTCACAGTGGGGTCCAGAGATGGTCTTAGTGAAGCTGGAGGACTGTAGTCAAGCACTGGAACTCAATGTGATAgtcaaagaggaagaggaggggagggaagtcAAAGAAGAGGTAGAGATTAAAGAGGAGGCGGAGGAGATGGCCCTCAAATTGGAGGAGACGGAGGAGATGGGCCTCAAATTGGAGGAGATGGCcctcaaagaggaggaggaggtggcggAGGAGATGGGCCTTAAATTGGAAGAGATGGCcctcaaagaggaggaggaggtggcggAGGAGATGGGCCTTAAATTGGAGGAGATGGCCCTCAAATTGGAGGAGGCGGTGGAGGAGATGGCCCTCAAAttggaggaggaggcggaggagatGGCCCTCAAAttggaggaggaggcggagaaGATGGCCCTCAAATTGGAGAAGGAGGCGGAGGAGATGGCCCTCAAAGAGGAGGCGGCAGCGGAGGAGATGGGCCTCAAATTGGAGGAGCTGGCCCTCAAAGAGGAGCAGGCGGCGGAGGAGATGGGCCTCAAATTGGAGGAGATGGCCctcaaagaggaggaggtggcGGAGGAGATGGGCCTCAAATTGGAGGAGGAAATGGAGGAGATGGCCCTCAAAGAGGAGGAGGCGGCGGAGGAGATGGGCCTCAAATTGGAGGAGGAAATGGAGAAGATGGCCCTCAAATgggaggaggcggaggaggagaTGGCCCTCAAATTGGAGGAGATGGCCCTCAAAGAGGAGGAGGCGGCGGAGGAGATGGGTCTCAAATTGGAGGAGATGGCCCTCAAAGAGGAGGAGGCGGCGGAGGAGATGGGCCTCAAATTGGAGGAGGAAATGGAGAAGATGGCCCTCATATTGGAGGAGGCGGCGGAGGAGATGGCCCTCAAATTGGAGGAGATGGCCCTCAAAttggaggaggaggcggaggagatGGCCCTCAAATTGGAGGAGGAGGCGGCCCTCAAATTGGAGGAGGATGATACATTTGTATCAACATGCCCACAAGATCAGACGGAGCATGTCAATGGCAAAAAGAGGCTCAGGGAAATCAATGATAACAAATAA
- the LOC115177959 gene encoding trichohyalin isoform X3, with product MSEPKSLGSYCGFPAQRSSQWGPEMVLVKLEDCSQALELNVIVKEEEEGREVKEEVEIKEEAEEMALKLEETEEMGLKLEEMALKEEEEVAEEMGLKLEEMALKEEEEVAEEMGLKLEEMALKLEEAVEEMALKLEEEAEEMALKLEEEAEKMALKLEKEAEEMALKEEAAAEEMGLKLEELALKEEQAAEEMGLKLEEMALKEEEVAEEMGLKLEEEMEEMALKEEEAAEEMGLKLEEEMEKMALKWEEAEEEMALKLEEMALKEEEAAEEMGLKLEEMALKEEEAAEEMGLKLEEEMEKMALILEEAAEEMALKLEEMALKLEEEAEEMALKLEEEAALKLEEDDTFVSTCPQDQTEHVNGKKRLREINDNK from the coding sequence ATGTCTGAACCCAAGTCCCTGGGTTCTTACTGTGGCTTTCCAGCACAGAGAAGCTCACAGTGGGGTCCAGAGATGGTCTTAGTGAAGCTGGAGGACTGTAGTCAAGCACTGGAACTCAATGTGATAgtcaaagaggaagaggaggggagggaagtcAAAGAAGAGGTAGAGATTAAAGAGGAGGCGGAGGAGATGGCCCTCAAATTGGAGGAGACGGAGGAGATGGGCCTCAAATTGGAGGAGATGGCcctcaaagaggaggaggaggtggcggAGGAGATGGGCCTTAAATTGGAAGAGATGGCcctcaaagaggaggaggaggtggcggAGGAGATGGGCCTTAAATTGGAGGAGATGGCCCTCAAATTGGAGGAGGCGGTGGAGGAGATGGCCCTCAAAttggaggaggaggcggaggagatGGCCCTCAAAttggaggaggaggcggagaaGATGGCCCTCAAATTGGAGAAGGAGGCGGAGGAGATGGCCCTCAAAGAGGAGGCGGCAGCGGAGGAGATGGGCCTCAAATTGGAGGAGCTGGCCCTCAAAGAGGAGCAGGCGGCGGAGGAGATGGGCCTCAAATTGGAGGAGATGGCCctcaaagaggaggaggtggcGGAGGAGATGGGCCTCAAATTGGAGGAGGAAATGGAGGAGATGGCCCTCAAAGAGGAGGAGGCGGCGGAGGAGATGGGCCTCAAATTGGAGGAGGAAATGGAGAAGATGGCCCTCAAATgggaggaggcggaggaggagaTGGCCCTCAAATTGGAGGAGATGGCCCTCAAAGAGGAGGAGGCGGCGGAGGAGATGGGTCTCAAATTGGAGGAGATGGCCCTCAAAGAGGAGGAGGCGGCGGAGGAGATGGGCCTCAAATTGGAGGAGGAAATGGAGAAGATGGCCCTCATATTGGAGGAGGCGGCGGAGGAGATGGCCCTCAAATTGGAGGAGATGGCCCTCAAAttggaggaggaggcggaggagatGGCCCTCAAATTGGAGGAGGAGGCGGCCCTCAAATTGGAGGAGGATGATACATTTGTATCAACATGCCCACAAGATCAGACGGAGCATGTCAATGGCAAAAAGAGGCTCAGGGAAATCAATGATAACAAATAA